A section of the Euryarchaeota archaeon genome encodes:
- a CDS encoding type II toxin-antitoxin system HicA family toxin, with translation MARLPVLRARGVLAALRRAGFERVGQHCSHVRLKGIVRGATRVVVVPNHPEIAPGTLLSIIRQSGLTRKEFERLLR, from the coding sequence ATGGCAAGACTTCCCGTCCTGCGAGCGCGTGGGGTTTTGGCCGCGCTGCGGCGCGCCGGGTTCGAGAGAGTCGGTCAACACTGCAGTCACGTCAGGCTCAAGGGGATCGTGCGTGGCGCGACGCGGGTTGTCGTCGTTCCGAACCATCCGGAGATCGCGCCTGGAACCCTCCTATCGATCATCCGTCAATCGGGCCTCACGCGAAAAGAGTTCGAGCGGTTGCTCCGATAG